A DNA window from Naumovozyma dairenensis CBS 421 chromosome 8, complete genome contains the following coding sequences:
- the RBG1 gene encoding GTP-binding protein RBG1 (similar to Saccharomyces cerevisiae RBG1 (YAL036C); ancestral locus Anc_7.49) gives MAKTQKNKATSFHLGQLKAKLAKLRRELLTSASAGSGGGAGVGFDVARTGVASVGFVGFPSVGKSTLLSKLTGTESEVAEYEFTTLVTVPGVIRYKGAKIQMLDLPGIIDGAKDGRGRGKQVIAVARTCNLLFIVLDVNKPLQHKQIIEKELEGVGIRLNKTPPDILIKKKEKGGISITNTVPLTHLGADEIRAVMSEYRINSAELAFRCDATVDDLIDVLEAPSRRYMPAIYVLNKIDSLSLEELELLYRIPNAVPISSGKEWNLDELLQVMWDRLNLVRIYTKPKGRIPDFTDPVVLRSDRCSVRDFCNQIHKSLVDDFRNALVYGSSVKHQPQYVGLSHILEDEDVVTILKK, from the coding sequence ATGGCCAAGACCCAAAAGAACAAAGCCACTTCTTTCCATTTGGGTCAATTAAAGGCTAAATTAGCCAAATTAAGAAGAGAACTGTTAACCAGTGCGTCTGCAGGTTCCGGAGGTGGTGCTGGGGTTGGTTTTGATGTTGCAAGAACAGGTGTCGCCAGTGTTGGGTTCGTGGGGTTCCCGTCAGTCGGTAAATCGACtttattatctaaattGACTGGGACAGAATCTGAAGTGGCAGAATATGAATTTACCACTTTAGTAACAGTGCCTGGTGTTATTCGTTACAAGGGTGCAAAGATTCAAATGTTAGATTTACCTGGTATTATCGATGGTGCCAAGGATGGACGTGGCCGTGGTAAACAAGTAATTGCTGTTGCAAGAACATGTAATCTGTTATTTATTGTCTTAGATGTGAACAAACCATTACAGCATAAACAAATTATTGAGAAAGAATTGGAAGGTGTTGGTATCCGTTTAAACAAGACACCTCCagatattttaattaaaaagaaagagaaaggTGGTATCTCCATTACCAATACTGTTCCATTAACTCATTTGGGAGCTGATGAAATTAGAGCTGTCATGAGTGAATATAGAATAAATAGTGCAGAGTTGGCATTTAGATGTGACGCTACCGTCGATGACTTAATTGATGTTTTAGAGGCTCCAAGTAGAAGATATATGCCAGCAATTTACGTCTTAAACAAGATTGATTCTTTATCAttggaagaattagaattactATATAGAATCCCAAATGCAGTTCCTATATCTTCTGGGAAAGAATGGAATTTGGATGAACTATTGCAAGTTATGTGGGATCGATTAAATCTAGTCCGTATTTACACAAAGCCAAAAGGTAGAATTCCAGATTTTACAGATCCGGTTGTCTTAAGATCTGATCGTTGCTCAGTCAGAGATTTTTGTaatcaaattcataaaTCTTTGGTCGATGATTTCAGAAATGCATTGGTTTATGGTAGTAGTGTTAAGCATCAACCGCAGTACGTTGGGTTGAGTCATAttttagaagatgaagatgtaGTTActattttaaagaaatag
- the RPA190 gene encoding DNA-directed RNA polymerase I core subunit RPA190 (similar to Saccharomyces cerevisiae RPA190 (YOR341W); ancestral locus Anc_7.51): MDISKPVGSEITSVDFGILTSEEIRQLSAKQITNPTVLDNLGHPISGGLYDLSLGAFLRNLCSSCGLDEKFCPGHQGHIELPVPCYNPLFFNQLYIYLRTSCLFCHHLKLKQIEVHRFACKLRLLQYGLIDESYKIDDINIGDLKDFLENAQAEEDEAIEDNKLNESTTKRDANDISAQLLRDLQQKREEYVEVVIATAISEGRTTERGIFTATVNDERKNLIHEFHKKLLTRGKCDNCGMFSPKFRKDGFTKIFETALNEKQLTNNRVRGFIRQDMIKKQNQSKALNGETTKDDENENGFDLGRNPTVRPKTGSTYILSTEVRNILRAVFRKEQNIFKYIFHSKPNVSSTPISADMFFMDVIVVPPTRFRLPSKLGDEIHENSQNQLLSKILTTALLIRDLNDEMSKLQKDKVSVDDRRVIFSRLMNAFVTIQNDVNAFIDSTKAQGTTGGKVPIPGVKQALEKKEGLFRKHMMGKRVNYAARSVISPDPNIETNEIGVPPVFATKLTYPEPVTSYNIAELRQAVINGPDKWPGAAQIQNEDGSLVSLVGMSAEQRKALANQLMTPSSNVGTHTLNKKVYRHIKNRDIVIMNRQPTLHKASMMGHKVRVLPGEKTLRLHYANTGAYNADFDGDEMNMHFPQNENARAEAFNLANTDSQYLTPTSGSPVRGLIQDHISAGVWLTSKDSFFTREQYQQYIYGCIRPEDGHATRPKLITLPPTIYKPVPLWTGKQIISTVLLNVTPADMPGINLTSSNKIKNEYWGKSSNENEVLFKNGELLCGILDKSQYGASKFGIVHSLHEVYGPSIAAKVLSVLGRLFTNYIMSTAFTCGMDDLRLSEEGNKWRSDILKTSVDTGREAAAEVTNLDKDTAADDAELLKRLEEILRDNNKSGILDAVTSSKVNSITSKVVSKCVPDGTMKKFPYNSMQAMALSGAKGSNVNVSQIMCLLGQQALEGRRVPVMVSGKTLPSFKPYETDAMAGGYIKGRFYSGIKPQEYYFHCMAGREGLIDTAVKTSRSGYLQRCLTKQLEGVHVSYDNSVRDGDGTLIQFLYGGDAVDVTKESHMTEFDFCLDNYDALLNKYNPSALIEHLDVETALKYSKKTLKNRKKHAKEAHHKNATKYDPVLSKFNPAKYLGSVSEKFQDKLESYLDKNSKLFKSHDNVSEKKFRALMQLKYMRSLINPGEAVGIIASQSVGEPSTQMTLNTFHFAGHGAANVTLGIPRMREIIMTASAAIKTPQMTLPIWQDVSDEQADTFCKSISKVVLSEVIDKVTVTETTGSTANNTSARSYAINMKFFDEEEYNGEYDVSKVELQNVIAVKFIHALEAVIVKEVKKQKKTTVLDIGIAVPKSQTALGAMETINSKKSAEDGDEEDYQKKTKQAVSYEDPDDDELETMREAEKSDEEMNSDMNSDAESVSDNEESEDVDMDNYLDSTIAEANKNMTKTQRDRQSAMVTNHRFVTKYNFDDEHGKWCEFRIELAADTEKLLMVNIIEDICKKCIIREVPHIDRCVHPEPENGKRVLVTEGVNFEAMWDQEAFIDVDGITSNDVASVLKTYGVEAARNTIVNEINNVFSRYAISVSYRHLDLIADMMTRQGTYLAFNRQGMESSTSSLMKMSYETTLQFLTKAVLDNEREELESPSARIVMGKLNNVGTGSFDILAKVPNAV; the protein is encoded by the coding sequence atggatATCTCAAAGCCTGTGGGGTCAGAAATCACCTCCGTGGATTTCGGTATCTTAACGTCAGAAGAGATACGACAATTATCTGCCAAACAGATCACAAATCCAACAGTATTAGATAATCTAGGTCATCCGATTTCTGGTGGTCTTTATGATTTGTCATTAGGTGCctttttaagaaatttatgTTCATCTTGTGGTTTAGATGAAAAGTTTTGTCCCGGTCATCAAGGTCATATCGAATTACCAGTCCCATGTTATAAcccattatttttcaatcaattatatatttatttgagAACATCTTGTTTATTCTGTCATCATTTGAAACTGAAACAGATTGAAGTCCATAGATTTGCTTGTAAATTAAGATTATTACAATACGGTTTGATTGATGAATCCTACAAgattgatgatattaatattggAGATCTAAAGGACTTTTTGGAAAACGCTCAAGcggaagaagatgaagctATTGAAGATAACAAACTTAATGAATCTACAACAAAGAGGGATGCAAATGATATCTCTGCTCAACTTCTAAGGGATTTACAACAAAAACGTGAAGAATACGTAGAAGTAGTCATTGCTACTGCTATATCTGAAGGTAGAACCACCGAAAGAGGTATCTTTACTGCCACCGTGAATGATGAACGTAAAAATCTCATACATGAATTCcataagaaattattaactaGAGGTAAGTGTGATAACTGTGGTATGTTCTCTCCAAAATTCAGAAAGGATGGGTTCACCAAGATTTTTGAAACCGCTTTAAATGAAAAGCAATTGACCAACAATAGAGTTAGAGGGTTTATTCGTCAAGATATGATCAAGAAACAAAACCAATCTAAAGCATTAAACGGAGAAACCAcaaaagatgatgaaaatgaaaatggttTTGATCTAGGTAGAAATCCAACTGTTAGACCTAAGACTGGGTCTACATATATTCTTTCCACCGAAGTTCGAAATATCTTAAGAGCTGTGTTTagaaaagaacaaaatatCTTCAAGTATATTTTCCATTCTAAACCAAACGTGTCGTCTACCCCAATTTCAGCTGATATGTTCTTTATGGATGTCATAGTGGTTCCACCAACAAGATTCCGTTTGCCATCCAAATTGGGTGATGAAATCCATGAAAATAGTCAAAATCAATTGTTATCTAAGATCTTAACTACCGCTCTACTCATCAGAGACTTAAACGATGAAATGtcaaaattacaaaaggaTAAAGTGTCCGTTGACGACAGAAGAGTTATTTTCAGCAGATTGATGAATGCTTTTGTTACCATACAAAACGATGTTAACGCTTTTATTGATTCAACGAAAGCTCAAGGTACCACCGGTGGTAAGGTTCCAATTCCAGGTGTCAAACAAGctttagaaaagaaagaaggtCTATTTAGAAAACACATGATGGGTAAGCGTGTTAATTACGCTGCACGTTCCGTCATTTCTCCAGATCCAAATATTGAGACTAACGAAATTGGTGTCCCACCAGTCTTTGCTACCAAATTGACCTATCCCGAACCAGTCACTTCTTACAATATCGCTGAATTACGTCAAGCAGTTATTAACGGTCCAGATAAATGGCCAGGTGCAGctcaaattcaaaatgaagatgGTTCGTTAGTTTCCTTAGTCGGTATGTCTGCTGAACAACGTAAAGCTTTAGCTAACCAATTAATGACTCCCTCTTCTAACGTTGGAACTCAtactttgaataaaaaagtTTATCGTCACATCAAAAATAGAGATATTGTCATTATGAATCGTCAACCTACTTTACATAAAGCTTCCATGATGGGTCATAAAGTTAGAGTTCTACCTGGTGAAAAAACTTTACGTTTACATTATGCCAATACTGGTGCTTATAATGCCGATTTCGATGGTGATGAAATGAATATGCATTTTCctcaaaatgaaaatgcaAGAGCTGAAGCTTTCAACTTAGCAAACACTGATTCACAATATTTAACTCCCACTTCAGGTTCCCCAGTGAGAGGTTTGATTCAAGATCATATTTCAGCTGGTGTTTGGTTAACAAGTAAAGATAGTTTCTTCACTAGAGAACAATATCAGCAATATATCTATGGATGTATTCGTCCCGAAGATGGCCATGCCACTAGACCAAAACTGATTACTCTTCCACCTACTATTTATAAGCCTGTTCCATTGTGGACTGGTAAACAAATCATTAGTACTGTTTTGTTGAATGTTACTCCCGCTGATATGCCAGGTATTAATTTAACATCGTCTAACAAAATTAAGAATGAATACTGGGGTAAGAGCTCCAACGAAAATGAAGTTCTTTTCAAGAATGGTGAGTTATTATGTGGTATTTTAGATAAATCTCAATATGGTGCTTCCAAGTTCGGTATTGTTCATTCTTTGCATGAAGTCTATGGTCCAAGTATTGCTGCCAAAGTCTTGTCAGTTTTAGGAAGACTATTTACGAATTACATTATGTCCACTGCATTCACTTGTGGTATGGATGATTTACGTTTAAGTGAAGAAGGTAATAAATGGAGAtctgatattttgaaaacatCCGTTGATACTGGTCGTGAAGCTGCCGCTGAAGTTACAAATCTTGATAAAGATACTGCTGCTGATGATGcagaattattgaaacGTCTAGAAGAAATCCTACGTGATAACAACAAGTCTGGTATTTTAGATGCTGTCACTTCTTCTAAGGTTAACTCCATTACATCTAAAGTTGTTTCGAAGTGTGTTCCTGACGGTACAATGAAGAAGTTCCCTTACAACTCTATGCAAGCTATGGCATTATCTGGTGCTAAGGGTTCCAATGTTAACGTTTCCCAAATTATGTGTTTATTGGGTCAACAAGCTTTAGAAGGTAGAAGAGTTCCAGTTATGGTAAGTGGTAAAACTTTGCCATCCTTCAAACCATATGAAACGGATGCTATGGCTGGTGGTTATATCAAGGGTCGTTTCTACTCTGGTATTAAACCTCAAGAATACTATTTCCATTGTATGGCAGGTCGTGAAGGTTTGATTGATACTGCAGTTAAAACATCAAGATCTGGTTATTTACAACGTTGTTTGACGAAGCAGCTAGAAGGTGTACATGTATCTTACGATAACAGTGTTAGAGATGGTGATGGTACtttaattcaattcttgTATGGTGGTGATGCAGTCGATGTTACAAAGGAATCGCACATGACTGAATTCGATTTCTGTTTAGATAACTACGATgcattattaaataaatataatccaTCAGCATTGATTGAGCATCTTGATGTGGAAACGGctttgaaatattctaAGAAgactttgaaaaatagaAAGAAACACGCTAAAGAAGCTCATCATAAAAATGCAACCAAGTATGATCCGGTATTGTCTAAATTTAACCCTGCTAAATACTTAGGTTCTGTTTCTGAAAAGTTTCAAGATAAATTAGAATCTTATTTGGAcaagaattcaaaattattcaaatctCATGACAACGTCagtgaaaagaaattcagAGCCTTGATgcaattgaaatatatgcGTTCTCTAATCAATCCAGGTGAAGCTGTTGGTATTATTGCCTCCCAATCTGTTGGTGAGCCATCTACTCAGATGACATTGAATACTTTCCATTTTGCTGGTCACGGTGCTGCTAACGTTACATTAGGTATTCCACGTATGagagaaattattatgacAGCTTCTGCTGCGATCAAAACTCCTCAAATGACTTTACCTATATGGCAAGATGTTTCTGATGAGCAAGCTGATACTTTCTGTAAATCTATTTCTAAGGTTGTCTTAAGTGAAGTTATAGATAAAGTAACAGTTACTGAAACTACTGGTTCTACTGCTAATAACACAAGCGCACGTTCCTATGCTATTAATATGAAATTCTTtgacgaagaagaatacAATGGTGAATATGATGTTTCTAAGGttgaattacaaaatgtGATAGCTGTCAAATTCATTCATGCTCTTGAAGCGGTTATTGTTAAAGAAGTTAAGAAGCAAAAGAAAACCACTGTTCTTGATATTGGTATTGCTGTTCCAAAGTCTCAAACTGCTTTAGGTGCTATGGAAACCATCAATTCTAAGAAATCTGCTGAAGATGGTGACGAGGAAGATTATCAAAAGAAGACTAAGCAAGCTGTTTCTTACGAAGATccagatgatgatgaactTGAAACAATGAGAGAAGCTGAAAAgtcagatgaagaaatgaatTCTGACATGAATTCAGATGCTGAATCCGTttctgataatgaagaatcCGAGGATGTCGATATGGATAACTATCTTGATTCTACTATTGCCGAAGCAAATAAGAATATGACGAAAACTCAACGTGATCGTCAATCTGCTATGGTCACCAATCATAGATTTGTTACCAAATATAATTTCGATGATGAACACGGTAAATGGTGTGAATTTAGAATTGAATTGGCCGCTGATACTGAAAAGTTATTAATGGTTAacattattgaagatatttgTAAAAAATGTATTATCAGAGAAGTTCCACATATTGACCGTTGTGTTCACCCAGAACCAGAAAATGGTAAACGTGTATTAGTTACAGAAGGTGTTAACTTCGAAGCTATGTGGGACCAAGAAGCTTTCATTGACGTTGACGGTATTACTTCCAATGATGTTGCTTCAGTGTTGAAGACATACGGTGTTGAAGCTGCTAGAAATACTATTGTTAATGAAATAAACAATGTTTTCTCACGTTATGCTATTTCTGTTTCATATAGACATTTAGATTTAATTGCCGATATGATGACAAGACAAGGTACTTACTTAGCTTTCAATAGACAAGGTATGGAATCTTCAACTTCctcattaatgaaaatgtcATATGAAACTACTTTACAATTTTTGACTAAGGCTGTTTTGGACAATGAGCGTGAAGAACTAGAGAGTCCATCTGCTAGAATTGTTATGGGTAAATTAAACAATGTCGGGACAGGTTCATTCGATATTTTGGCCAAGGTTCCAAACGCAGTATGA